In Gemmatimonadetes bacterium T265, one DNA window encodes the following:
- a CDS encoding peptidase M16: protein MRSLRSLTAALLAGAACLATAAAPAAARAQSRAELARVIRRLVLGNGLEVVVVENHGVPLATVQIDVKNGSYTQTPEYAGLAHMYEHMFFKASRDYPAPDEFTQRLGELGAVFNATTQEEDVSYYMTLPSDSARVAMEAMASAVRSPLFRDDELAREKEVVLGEYDRNQSGPGFDFQQEMTRRLYPGSFSRKNVIGDREVLRTVTPAKMREIETRYYVPNNAALVVTGDVRPDSVFAWAARYYGGWARAANPFQANPIPPIPPLSADQGVIAAAPVSATTVIVQWQGPSVRRDRASTYAADVLSDALNTDGSRFQHRLVDSGLWQSVLVNYYTLDQTGPITISGQPAPGRAREALEALFDEVEHIADPGYFSADELQAVKAHRTMDAALGVERTSALTHTVGFWWAVADIEYFMGYGDTMARQTPDDLRRYATTYIVGRPRVTGVLLPTSERSAFSFTEPELAVLWRKVVASRPAPKPATPATPVRTTTAGRRAGTR, encoded by the coding sequence GTGCGTTCCCTGCGCTCCCTCACCGCCGCGCTCCTCGCCGGCGCCGCCTGCCTCGCCACGGCCGCCGCGCCCGCCGCCGCGCGCGCCCAGTCCCGCGCCGAACTCGCGCGCGTGATCCGCCGCCTCGTGCTCGGCAACGGGCTCGAGGTCGTCGTCGTCGAGAACCACGGCGTCCCGCTCGCCACCGTGCAGATCGACGTCAAGAACGGCTCGTACACACAGACCCCGGAGTACGCCGGGCTCGCACACATGTACGAGCACATGTTCTTCAAGGCGAGCCGCGACTACCCCGCCCCCGACGAGTTCACCCAACGCCTCGGCGAACTCGGCGCCGTCTTCAACGCGACCACGCAGGAAGAGGACGTCAGCTACTACATGACGCTCCCTTCCGACTCGGCCCGCGTCGCGATGGAGGCGATGGCGAGCGCGGTCCGCTCGCCCCTCTTCCGCGACGACGAGCTCGCGCGCGAAAAGGAGGTCGTGCTCGGCGAGTACGACCGCAACCAGTCCGGCCCCGGCTTCGACTTTCAGCAGGAGATGACCCGGCGGCTCTACCCCGGGAGCTTCAGCCGCAAGAACGTCATCGGCGACCGCGAAGTCCTACGCACCGTGACGCCGGCCAAGATGCGCGAGATCGAGACGCGCTACTACGTGCCGAACAACGCGGCGCTCGTCGTCACCGGCGACGTGCGCCCGGACTCGGTGTTCGCCTGGGCGGCGCGCTACTACGGCGGCTGGGCGCGCGCGGCCAACCCGTTCCAGGCCAACCCGATTCCCCCCATCCCGCCGCTCTCGGCCGACCAGGGCGTGATCGCGGCCGCCCCGGTGAGCGCGACCACGGTGATCGTGCAGTGGCAGGGACCGAGCGTGCGGCGCGACCGGGCGAGCACGTACGCGGCCGACGTGCTGAGCGACGCGCTCAACACCGACGGCTCGCGCTTCCAGCACCGGCTCGTCGACAGCGGGCTCTGGCAGAGCGTGCTCGTCAACTACTACACGCTCGACCAGACCGGCCCGATCACGATCTCCGGCCAGCCCGCGCCGGGCCGCGCCCGCGAGGCGCTCGAAGCCCTCTTCGACGAGGTCGAACACATCGCCGACCCGGGCTACTTCTCGGCCGACGAGCTCCAGGCCGTCAAGGCGCACCGCACGATGGACGCCGCACTCGGCGTCGAACGCACGAGCGCGCTCACGCACACGGTCGGCTTCTGGTGGGCGGTGGCCGACATCGAGTACTTCATGGGCTACGGCGACACGATGGCGCGGCAGACGCCCGACGACCTGCGGCGCTACGCCACGACCTACATCGTCGGCCGCCCGCGCGTCACGGGCGTGCTGCTGCCCACGAGCGAGCGCTCCGCATTCAGCTTCACCGAGCCGGAGCTGGCGGTGTTGTGGCGCAAGGTGGTCGCGAGCCGGCCGGCGCCGAAGCCGGCGACGCCGGCCACCCCGGTGCGCACGACGACGGCCGGCCGCCGCGCGGGGACCCGCTGA
- the hisI gene encoding histidine biosynthesis bifunctional protein HisIE, with translation MLDLDTLDFTKGNGLVTVVAQDATTGAVLMVAHADREALQLTLSTGEMHYHSRTRGLWHKGATSGNVQRVVALAADCDRDAVLARVTPAGPACHTGAASCFAQGGPPPAADALSTLDATIALRAADAAGATAVDRPSYTQRLFGDRNLRLKKIGEEAAELVAACADGDRERAVEEGADLVYHALVALRAVGGSLDDVRRALAGRAG, from the coding sequence ATGCTCGATCTGGACACGCTCGACTTCACGAAGGGGAACGGCCTCGTCACCGTGGTCGCCCAGGACGCGACGACCGGAGCGGTGCTGATGGTGGCGCACGCGGACCGCGAGGCGCTCCAACTCACCCTCTCCACGGGCGAGATGCACTACCACTCGCGCACGCGCGGCCTGTGGCACAAGGGCGCGACGAGCGGGAACGTGCAGCGGGTCGTCGCGCTCGCCGCGGACTGCGACCGCGACGCGGTGCTGGCGCGCGTAACCCCAGCCGGGCCGGCGTGCCACACGGGCGCGGCGAGTTGCTTCGCGCAGGGTGGACCGCCGCCGGCCGCGGACGCGCTCTCCACGCTGGACGCGACGATCGCGCTCCGGGCCGCAGATGCGGCCGGTGCGACCGCAGTGGATCGACCGAGCTACACGCAGCGGCTCTTCGGCGACCGGAACCTCCGGCTCAAGAAGATCGGGGAGGAGGCGGCTGAGTTGGTGGCCGCGTGCGCGGACGGCGACCGCGAGCGGGCGGTGGAAGAGGGCGCGGACCTCGTCTACCACGCGCTCGTCGCCCTGCGCGCCGTCGGCGGCTCGCTCGACGACGTGCGGCGGGCGCTGGCAGGGCGCGCGGGGTAA
- a CDS encoding peptidase M16 has product MRRLLTGLALAATAVGATVTPARPAGAQTTPPQPAPAPTPAPTPAPTTPPPAAPISSQPTAAPAAAAAPRTTARDSNTSSFEIGGMQVILRRVTANQVVAANLYLLGGTRQTSSRQAGLEPLLLEASEQGTLHYPREQLRIQMARLGTSIGVGADHDWTTFALRSTPATLDSTWAIFADRLLHPTLDSAGVELVRAQLLGAVRQRRDDPDASLDYLADSVAFTGTPYGGSPLGTTASLARLTPADLRRYEREQMVTSRMLLVVVGDVTREHLIQLITTTIGTLPRGDYRWTPPALPATWNGALAVERRTLPTNYVLGYFPGAAAAGPDYVPLRIAAAVLSGRFFSEIRSKRNLSYAVDARFLERASGAAGLYVTTVDPRTTLRIMREELSNLQEGWITSRGLEQLTQHFITEYFLENETNGDQANFLARAQLYRGDWHRAAHFADELRAVTPADVRRVSRQYLHGLRLAYIGDPSKLDPAVVGTF; this is encoded by the coding sequence ATGCGCCGCCTCCTCACGGGCCTCGCGCTTGCCGCGACCGCGGTCGGCGCCACGGTCACCCCGGCGCGCCCGGCGGGTGCACAGACGACGCCCCCGCAGCCCGCGCCCGCCCCAACGCCGGCGCCCACGCCGGCCCCCACTACGCCGCCCCCCGCGGCGCCGATCTCGTCGCAGCCGACGGCGGCGCCCGCCGCGGCCGCCGCCCCGCGCACGACCGCCCGCGACTCGAACACGTCCAGCTTCGAGATCGGCGGCATGCAGGTGATCCTCCGCCGCGTCACCGCCAACCAGGTCGTCGCCGCCAACCTCTACCTACTCGGCGGCACCAGACAGACATCATCACGACAGGCAGGGCTGGAGCCGTTGCTGCTGGAGGCGAGCGAACAGGGCACCCTCCACTACCCGCGCGAGCAGCTCCGCATCCAAATGGCTCGGCTCGGCACGAGCATCGGCGTCGGTGCGGACCACGACTGGACGACGTTCGCCCTGCGCAGCACCCCCGCGACCCTCGACTCGACCTGGGCGATCTTCGCCGACCGCCTGCTCCACCCGACCCTCGACTCCGCCGGCGTCGAACTCGTCCGCGCCCAACTCCTCGGCGCCGTCCGCCAACGCCGCGACGACCCCGACGCCTCGCTCGACTACCTCGCCGACAGCGTCGCGTTCACCGGGACGCCCTACGGGGGCTCGCCACTCGGCACGACGGCCTCGCTCGCCCGGCTGACCCCCGCCGACCTGCGGCGCTACGAGCGCGAGCAGATGGTCACCTCGCGCATGCTCCTCGTCGTCGTCGGCGACGTCACGCGCGAGCACCTCATCCAACTCATCACGACGACCATCGGCACCCTGCCGCGCGGCGACTACCGCTGGACGCCGCCGGCCCTTCCCGCCACCTGGAACGGCGCCCTTGCCGTCGAGCGGCGTACGCTGCCGACGAACTACGTGCTCGGCTACTTCCCCGGCGCGGCCGCCGCGGGCCCCGACTACGTCCCCCTCCGCATCGCAGCCGCGGTGCTCTCCGGCCGGTTCTTTTCCGAGATCCGCTCGAAGCGCAACCTGAGCTACGCCGTCGACGCCCGCTTCCTCGAACGCGCGAGCGGCGCCGCCGGTCTGTACGTGACCACGGTCGACCCGCGCACCACGCTGCGCATCATGCGCGAGGAACTCTCGAACCTGCAGGAAGGGTGGATCACGTCGCGCGGGCTCGAACAGCTCACGCAGCACTTCATCACCGAGTACTTCCTCGAAAACGAGACGAACGGCGACCAGGCCAACTTCCTCGCCCGCGCCCAGCTCTACCGCGGCGACTGGCACCGCGCCGCCCACTTCGCCGACGAACTGCGCGCCGTGACCCCGGCCGACGTGCGGCGCGTGTCGCGCCAGTACCTGCACGGGCTGCGACTGGCGTACATCGGCGACCCGAGCAAGCTGGATCCGGCGGTCGTGGGGACGTTCTAG
- the murB gene encoding UDP-N-acetylenolpyruvoylglucosamine reductase — translation MPSAPLPPDALAALDARLGAGRVRRRVALAQYTSFRIGGPADALYTARTADELAAAVLAAREIGIPYFLLGLGANILVGDRGYRGLVIRNRADHCRFFAEGDSCRLVAESGAVMQDLILDAVERGWSGLEHFIGIPSTVGGAVWQNLHFLSPAPERERTMFIADVFASADILSEENERKTVDAAYVQFGYDDTVFHHRRDVVLSAAFRLARGDVDRMHRVLHENLSWRGARHPWLQIHPSAGSIFKKLDGVGAGRLVDQAGLKGHRHGGAQISPLHANIIVNRGRATARDVRELIALAQAAVERETGHRLEPEIGMVGEF, via the coding sequence ATGCCCTCCGCGCCACTTCCCCCCGACGCCCTTGCCGCGCTCGACGCCCGGCTCGGCGCCGGCCGCGTGCGCCGCCGCGTCGCACTCGCCCAATACACGTCGTTCCGGATCGGGGGTCCCGCGGACGCCCTCTACACCGCCCGCACGGCCGACGAGCTCGCCGCCGCCGTGCTCGCCGCCCGCGAGATCGGGATCCCGTACTTCCTCCTCGGGCTCGGCGCCAACATCCTCGTCGGGGACCGGGGCTACCGCGGCCTCGTGATCCGCAACCGTGCCGACCATTGCCGCTTCTTCGCCGAGGGTGACAGCTGCCGCCTCGTCGCGGAGAGCGGCGCCGTGATGCAGGACCTCATTCTCGACGCCGTCGAGCGCGGCTGGAGCGGGCTCGAACACTTCATCGGCATCCCGAGCACGGTCGGCGGCGCAGTCTGGCAGAACCTGCACTTCCTCTCGCCGGCCCCCGAACGCGAGCGCACGATGTTCATCGCCGACGTGTTCGCGTCGGCCGACATCCTGAGCGAGGAGAACGAGCGCAAGACGGTCGACGCGGCCTACGTGCAGTTCGGCTACGACGACACGGTCTTCCACCACCGCCGCGACGTCGTCCTTTCGGCCGCCTTCCGCCTCGCGCGCGGCGACGTGGACCGCATGCACCGCGTCCTGCACGAGAACCTGAGCTGGCGCGGCGCGCGGCACCCGTGGCTACAGATCCACCCGAGCGCGGGCTCGATCTTCAAGAAGCTCGACGGCGTCGGCGCGGGGCGGCTCGTCGACCAGGCGGGACTCAAGGGGCACCGCCACGGTGGGGCCCAGATCTCGCCGCTGCACGCGAACATCATCGTCAACCGCGGGCGCGCGACGGCGAGGGACGTGCGGGAGCTGATCGCGCTCGCGCAGGCGGCGGTGGAGCGCGAGACGGGGCACCGGCTGGAGCCGGAGATCGGGATGGTGGGGGAGTTCTAG